The DNA sequence GTTAAAATAGACCGGCGCGAGGGCAAGAAAGCGGAAACCATCTTCAATACCGTCCGTTTATTCAGGCATTATACCCTGGCGGAATGCCGCCCGCTTACCGGCAGAATGCACCAGATACGCATACATCTGGCTACGCAGCGGGCCGTGATCTGCAATGATGAGCAATACGGTGGAAAACCTGTTTACCTTTCTTCCCTGAAACGGAATTACCACCTGGGAAGGGGGGAAGAAGAGCAGTCAATCATCATGCGCTTTGCCTTACATGCCTTCAGCCTTTCATTCAGACTCATGGATGATGAGAAAAAAACGGTAACCGCGCCTTATCCCAAAGATTTCGCGACCCTTCTGAAAGTACTTGACAAATTCGACGGAATTTCCTGAAAGGGTATTCCGGCCGTGGACTTGCGGAGAACCGCCTGTTTCCTTTTCGCAGGGAGAAAACGCCTGCGGCCCCATTTTCCGGGGCCGCAGGCGTTTTTTTGTTTAAATATATTTTTTATGCACTACGTTTACAGCGCGCTTTTGATCAGGACTAAAAGCTTCTTGGTCTGGGGCGGCTGTTATTGTCGCCGGAGCCGCTGCTGCCCTGATTTTCGCGCGGAGCGGGTGTCTGACGGGGCCGGGATTCGGGCCTTGATTCAGGACGCGGCTGAGGCCTTGCTTCGGGCCGAGAATTATCGTTATCCCTTGGCCGGGGCCGGTTTTCCGGCCTTGGACGGGGGCGTGCATCGTTGCCGTCCTCTCTTGGACGCGGCCTTGCGTTCCCGCGGGGATCATGTTCCCTGATATGGTAATAAGGATACCCGTCCGGCACGTACACCCTTACATAACGCCCCAGCCGGTCGTAATAGTAAGGCGGCAGGGTGCTTGAATATAACCAGCTTCCATCAACCAGGTAGAAATACCTGCCTGTGGTAAGGTCATAGTACACATCGGTGCCGGGATAATAATAATAATACCCGGGGCGGTTTTCATAATAACTTCCGGGGTCACGCGGCGGGCCATAACCTTCTTTTCGGACTGCGCACCCGGCCAGCAGGGCCAGGGCCAATACGCCTAATAAATATTTTTTCACTGTAAGTTCTCCTTTATGTCATTTGTTACTGATATAACGCAACCAGAATGCCATTGTGCTACTTAACATGTAACAATTAGTTTGTAATTACTGGTTTTTCGGTATTTCGGGAATTCGCCGGCTTGCTTACTTTTGCCTGCAAACAATCATTATGAAAAAGTTATTCTTAACCTTAACAGCTATTGCAGGCATGCTTCTGAGCCTGCAAAACACGTCTTTTGCGCAAGATGCTGGTACTGAGTACAATACCGCTATCGGCCTGCGTGTAGGAGACATTGATTTCCGCGGCGTTGGCATTACAGGAAAACATTTCTTTTCTCCCAATAATGCGGGGGAAGCGATCCTGACATTCTATGACACCGCATTCTTTATCAGTGCGCTTTATGAGTTTCATAAAGAGATTCCAAATGCGGAAGGTCTGAAATGGCTGGCCGGCATTGGTCCGTTCCTCGGCATCCCTGACGGTGGAGGCGATGCAGGTTTCGGCGTTTCTCCCATAGTGGGGCTGGATTACAAGATCAATGACGTTCCGCTAAATTTCGGACTGGACTGGAGGCCGCACTTCCTGTTTACTCCTTCAACTGAATTTGAAGCAAGCAGCCTGGGACTCTCCATTCGCTATGCTTTTTAATTGATGTCATGCCGCCTGCCGAAGAACATGCCGCTGGCGAAAGGGAAGGAATGACCGGATGATCAAAAATGATCGCCGGTCATTCCTGTTTTTGCCCGAAAAACCGGAAGAAAGAAGTATTTTTGACACAAATACCGCGGGCGCGGCGCTTAATTAATAACAATGCATATCGAAGACCAAAAAGCAGCTATTTTCAGGAAAACTGAAAAGGAATTACAGGAGAAAGGATTTTCTATCCGTCAGCAAGACATGACAAGGCCCTGGGGCGGATTTTTTGTGATTGAGGAAAGCCAGGCACAGGCATTTGCCGATGCGTATTTTGATGGAATAAAGGCAGACGACCTGAAAATATCCGGGAAGCTAAGCCCCAAAATATTGCTGGTAGAACCGCAGAAGCGGCTTTCCTGGCAGTATCACCATCGCCGTGCTGAAATATGGAAAGTGCTGAACGGAACTGTGGGAGTGGTAACCAGTGATACGGACGAAGAAGGGGAATTAAAGACGCTTCATCCCGGTGACCTGATCACGTTAAAACAAGGTGAGCGCCACCGGCTGGTAGGACTGGATGGCTGGGGTGTGCTGGCCGAAATATGGCAGCATACTGATGCTTTGTATGCTTCGGATGAACACGACATAATCCGCCTCCAAGACGACTACAACCGGTGACGGGGCTGTTATTTCATCCCTGGACTGCTTTGAAAAATGGTCACGTGGCGCTGCCACGCTCACATTTTTCGCATTGCCAGGAATAAAATAACAGCCCCGTCAGGGGGTATGGTGCTTGTTTTATGGGCGCATGGTCGCTTTGCTCCATGCGAGCGGGGGCGCGTTTCGCTTCGCTTACGCTACGAAGAGCGTAGGGGCGCGTTTCGCTTCGCTCACGCGTTTGGAATGCGGGGGGCGTTTCGCTTCGCTTACGCTTTTGCATGCGGGGGTGCGTTTCGCATGGTCGCTTTGCTCCATGCGTGGGCGCGTTTCGCTTCGCTTACGCTACGAAGAGCGTAGGGGCGCGTTTCGCTTCGCTCACGCGTTTGGCATGCGGGGCGCGTTTCGCTTCGCTTACGCTTTTGCATGCGGGGGTGCGTTTCGCATGGTCGCTTTGCTCCATGCGAGCGGGGGCGCGTTTCGCTTCGCTCACGCGTTTGGCATGCGGGGGGCGTTTCGCTTCGCTTACGCTTTTGCATGCGGGGGTGCGTTTCGCATGGTCGCTTTGCTCCATGCGAGCGGGGGTGCGTTTCGCTTCGCTTACGTGGGGGGTTATATGTAGCCTAGGATTTTTAGGACTTGTTTGCTGTTTTGTTCTTCGCCGAAGACTTCGTAGTTGAAGGTTTCGTCGCGGTTGCGGCGGATGAGGATGTGTTTGGGGGTGGGGAGGAGGCAGTGATGAATGCCTCCGTAGCCGCCAAGGGTTTCCTGGTAGGCGCCGGTGTGGAAAAAGCCGATGTATTGTACTTTGCGTGTTTTGGGCATAAATACGTTGTTCATATGGGCTTCCTGGTTATAGTAATCCTGTCCGTCGCAGGTAATGCCGCCCATGTTTACCCGTTCGTATTCTGAATCCCAGTTATTGATGGGCAGCAGGATGTAGCGCTGGTTCAGGGCCCATACGTCAGGCAGGTTGGTGATAAAGCTTCCGTCCAGCATCAGCCATTTTTCCCGGTCATTCTGCAGTTTCCGGCCCAGCACCTTGTACAGGATGCCGGAGGCTTCGGCGACAGTATATTTTCCGAATTCAGTAATGATATCCGGTTCCATTACTTCGTGTTCGGCGCAAATCTCCTTAATGCGTTTGATGATTTCGTTTACCATGTATTCGTAATCAAAATCGAAGATAAGGGAGTCTTTGAACGGCATTCCGCCGCCTATATCCAGCATCGAAAGATGAGGGTTCACCTTTTTGAACTTGCAATAGAGGGTAACGCATTTTTCCAGCTCGTTCCAGTAGTATTGGGTATCGCTGATGCCTGAATTGATAAAGAAATGCAGCATGGTCACCTTGAAGTTCGAGTGGCTGGCAATCTTGTTCTGGTACAGGTCAACGATATCTTCGGCGCGGATGCCCAGGCGGCTGGTATAAAACTGGGAATCGGGCTGCTCTTCCGTGGCAATGCGGATGCCCAGGTTGCATTCCATGTCCAGCTCATCATCGTAGAAATTGAACTCTTCCTTGTTGTCCAGGATAGGAATGATGTTTTTAAACCCGTCGTGGATCATATCTACGATATATTGTTTGTATTGCTGGGTTTTAAATCCGTTACAAACAACATATACCTCTTTATTAAGGACGCCTTTTTTCTCCAGCGCATCGATCATGGACATATCGAAGGCCGCAGAGGTTTCCAGGTGAATATCATTTTTGAAGGCTTCTTCTACGATATGACGAAAATGGGAACTCTTTGTACAATAACAATATCTGTATTTACCCCGGTAATTATTATTTACGATGGCACGCTGAAACCAAAGTCGGGCCTGCTGGATCTTCTTGGTGATAATGGGCAGGTAGGTGAATTTCAAGGGGGTGCCGTACGTTTCGATCAGCTCCATGAGGTTGATATCATGGAAATACAACTCGTCTTCATACACTTCAAAGCCTTCCTGGGGGAAACCTACGCTCAAATCAAGAAATTCTTGGTAGCTTTGCATCTCTTTTTAAATTTGGTTTGCAAAGATATAATTCTATCTAAACAATAACCGAACCGGGTCTTAATTTGTATGCATAAACTAAAGTTAATAGAAGTGCGGTCCGAAATAGGAGCCGGGACCCGGGGAGCAAGCCTGGGGCCGGATGCCATCAGGATTGCCTCGCTTGACTTTAGCAGCCGGTTCTTTAAAAGATATCCCTGTGTTTCAATTCCAGATGAGAATCATTTGCTGTTTGAGTCTTCCGGCGACCGGTATGCAAAACGTATATCGGGTATTCTTACCATGACCGAACGTATTGGGGAAGAAGTATGCCGTACCCTGGAAAAGGGGGAATTTCCTATTATCGTTGGCGGAGACCATAGCATTGCCGCCGGAACTGTTGCCGGCATTCGCATGGCCTTTCCTAAAATTCGCCTGGGTGTGATCTGGATTGACGCCCATGCCGATATTCATTCGCCCTATACGACTCCTTCAGGAAATATGCATGGTATGCCCAACGCCATTTCCCTGGATGAGGATAACCTGGAATCAACACTGAACGCGCCGGACCAGGAAACGCTGAATTTCTGGTACCAGCTGAAGAATGTGGGAGGTATATGCCCCAAAATAACGTACGAGAATATCGTGATGATCGGTGTGCGGGATACGGAGCCTGCGGAAGACCACCTTCTTGAAAAAAGAGGGATCCGGAATTTCAGCGCCAAGGAGATCCGCCGGGCTGGTGTGGAAAAAGTGGCTGTTGAAACACTGAAGTACCTGGACGACTGCGATTTGATACACGTATCTTTTGATGTGGATGTATTGGATCCTTCTGTTTCCAGGGGGACGGGAACACCGGTTCCCAACGGAATCACCATAAAAGAAGCGCGTACCTTGGTCATCAGGCTGATGCAAAGCAAAAAAATCGGTACATTCGAGCTTGTAGAAGTAAATCCTACTCTTGACAGGGAGAACCTGATGGCCGAACAGGCTTTTGATATTC is a window from the Anseongella ginsenosidimutans genome containing:
- a CDS encoding RluA family pseudouridine synthase; protein product: MKIPPFKELILFENDDLITVNKPPFLSTLDERSGEGQSMLRLVKSYHEDAQICHRLDKETSGVLLIAKHSAAYRHFSMQFEHREMDKVYHAVLEGIHDFKDLRVNLPIQNLGKGHVKIDRREGKKAETIFNTVRLFRHYTLAECRPLTGRMHQIRIHLATQRAVICNDEQYGGKPVYLSSLKRNYHLGRGEEEQSIIMRFALHAFSLSFRLMDDEKKTVTAPYPKDFATLLKVLDKFDGIS
- a CDS encoding phosphoheptose isomerase, with protein sequence MHIEDQKAAIFRKTEKELQEKGFSIRQQDMTRPWGGFFVIEESQAQAFADAYFDGIKADDLKISGKLSPKILLVEPQKRLSWQYHHRRAEIWKVLNGTVGVVTSDTDEEGELKTLHPGDLITLKQGERHRLVGLDGWGVLAEIWQHTDALYASDEHDIIRLQDDYNR
- a CDS encoding arginine decarboxylase is translated as MQSYQEFLDLSVGFPQEGFEVYEDELYFHDINLMELIETYGTPLKFTYLPIITKKIQQARLWFQRAIVNNNYRGKYRYCYCTKSSHFRHIVEEAFKNDIHLETSAAFDMSMIDALEKKGVLNKEVYVVCNGFKTQQYKQYIVDMIHDGFKNIIPILDNKEEFNFYDDELDMECNLGIRIATEEQPDSQFYTSRLGIRAEDIVDLYQNKIASHSNFKVTMLHFFINSGISDTQYYWNELEKCVTLYCKFKKVNPHLSMLDIGGGMPFKDSLIFDFDYEYMVNEIIKRIKEICAEHEVMEPDIITEFGKYTVAEASGILYKVLGRKLQNDREKWLMLDGSFITNLPDVWALNQRYILLPINNWDSEYERVNMGGITCDGQDYYNQEAHMNNVFMPKTRKVQYIGFFHTGAYQETLGGYGGIHHCLLPTPKHILIRRNRDETFNYEVFGEEQNSKQVLKILGYI
- the rocF gene encoding arginase, with the translated sequence MHKLKLIEVRSEIGAGTRGASLGPDAIRIASLDFSSRFFKRYPCVSIPDENHLLFESSGDRYAKRISGILTMTERIGEEVCRTLEKGEFPIIVGGDHSIAAGTVAGIRMAFPKIRLGVIWIDAHADIHSPYTTPSGNMHGMPNAISLDEDNLESTLNAPDQETLNFWYQLKNVGGICPKITYENIVMIGVRDTEPAEDHLLEKRGIRNFSAKEIRRAGVEKVAVETLKYLDDCDLIHVSFDVDVLDPSVSRGTGTPVPNGITIKEARTLVIRLMQSKKIGTFELVEVNPTLDRENLMAEQAFDILLRASNQLTHNI